One part of the Tunicatimonas pelagia genome encodes these proteins:
- a CDS encoding ISKra4 family transposase, whose translation MEVKEAKINQIRQHLDQIIAQMDARSKEGMRIHQVERSLFTSLLQLGFQLLEYYILSIQQVVAVQGVPVDRAGEKMKNTGLRSRPYRSIFGPLSIARPKYYSTTGKSYYRLDEALGLPKSNYSYVLDDWLGYGATEMDFAQSAEQLERILGHPLRGMQSQRCSYRLCEQVKDFYEQQAWENIEDGTHLSVGFDGKGVPIRRSETQRAEESTAVRLSKGQKKGVKKEATVSLSSSFTPRPRQAQELLESLFCPTHEPQKPDGGHTWHEHKHLRAFLSDKVGAIRYGVENLLRRDASAKKPIIVLIDGDRALEKAVRQVVEEKKVTHRVEAYVLDFIHLLEYVWKVANAHWGEKHPNRFAWVRSQAALLLDSQHDEVRQQWQVILQQATLSQYKRDTVQRAITYLTNHQHMVDYKTYLQLGFPITTGAVESACGHFVKSRMERNGMHWGKQGAQNMLNLRAVRKNGDWDNYLQTVVKHEQQALYQKAA comes from the coding sequence ATGGAAGTAAAGGAAGCAAAAATCAACCAGATAAGACAACACTTAGATCAGATAATAGCCCAAATGGATGCCCGAAGTAAAGAAGGAATGAGAATTCATCAGGTAGAGCGGTCTTTGTTTACCAGTTTATTGCAGTTAGGTTTTCAACTGTTAGAATACTACATTTTGAGTATACAACAGGTAGTCGCTGTTCAGGGGGTTCCCGTTGATCGTGCAGGGGAAAAGATGAAGAACACCGGGCTGCGTAGTCGGCCTTACCGAAGCATTTTTGGCCCGTTATCCATTGCCCGCCCCAAGTATTACTCAACCACTGGTAAGAGCTATTACCGGCTGGACGAAGCGTTGGGCTTACCCAAGAGCAACTATTCTTACGTATTGGATGATTGGTTAGGGTATGGGGCCACCGAGATGGACTTTGCCCAAAGTGCTGAGCAGTTGGAGCGCATCTTAGGTCATCCCCTAAGGGGTATGCAAAGCCAACGGTGTAGTTACAGGCTTTGCGAGCAAGTAAAAGACTTTTATGAGCAACAAGCCTGGGAAAACATAGAAGATGGTACTCATTTGAGCGTAGGCTTTGACGGTAAGGGGGTGCCCATTCGTCGCAGCGAAACTCAGCGAGCTGAGGAAAGTACGGCGGTTCGTCTGAGCAAAGGACAGAAGAAGGGGGTCAAAAAAGAAGCCACAGTAAGCCTGAGCAGTTCGTTTACCCCGCGGCCCCGGCAGGCTCAAGAACTCTTAGAGAGCTTGTTTTGCCCTACCCATGAGCCGCAGAAGCCCGATGGAGGGCATACCTGGCACGAGCACAAGCATCTACGAGCCTTTCTCTCAGACAAGGTAGGGGCCATCCGCTACGGGGTGGAAAACCTACTTCGGCGCGATGCTAGTGCAAAAAAGCCGATCATCGTTTTGATAGACGGTGACCGAGCCTTAGAAAAAGCAGTTCGGCAAGTGGTAGAAGAAAAGAAAGTTACCCATCGGGTAGAGGCCTACGTACTGGATTTTATTCACTTGCTAGAGTACGTTTGGAAGGTGGCTAACGCTCATTGGGGGGAGAAGCATCCCAATCGTTTTGCTTGGGTGAGAAGCCAAGCCGCCTTGTTACTAGACAGCCAGCATGATGAGGTACGACAGCAATGGCAAGTTATCTTGCAACAGGCTACCTTGTCTCAATACAAGCGTGACACTGTCCAACGAGCCATCACCTACCTGACCAACCATCAGCATATGGTAGATTACAAAACCTATCTACAGCTAGGATTTCCTATCACCACCGGAGCGGTGGAAAGTGCCTGTGGACATTTTGTAAAGAGCCGTATGGAGAGAAACGGCATGCATTGGGGAAAACAAGGTGCGCAGAATATGCTCAACCTACGAGCCGTCAGAAAGAACGGCGATTGGGACAACTACCTACAAACAGTAGTCAAACACGAACAACAAGCTCTTTACCAAAAAGCTGCCTGA
- a CDS encoding TonB-dependent receptor produces the protein MNVLLRLSVVALATSLVFHQSILAQAQSGQITGKVTDTQTGDLLPGATVRVQGTSLGTATNVDGRYLIPKTPIGELTLVISSVGYQGMETTVNVAPGEKITADVTLQVSSTQLDDIVITGLRKSQIDAINRKKQALNTKEVLTTNDIGRLPDINVAEAAQRVSGVSIETDNGEGRFISIRGIQPALNNVTLNNTNIGSTSGGRETPLDLMPVEMISSIEVTKAVTPDMEGSAVGGAININTISAFDKAESQFLIASVDGLIQEQQADYGDDKFPFRAAVTAGKRFGENEKFGAVVSANFFRRDFTVSVLDPDRWQLLQGTDPNGNPSPGYLGPNEIEIQMEDNERDRYGVTADLEYQFTPNNSVYFRSLYTHNNERRLNSEFELTVAGVGEVINQTPTSGQFTAGSGELDLSSSDENEDLYSFTLGTEHRLGAFSFDVYGTYSRADQNRFNIDGTYENPPETEPLLAATYNVSPFFFDITAINQEEARDPSLYVLRSLNFNRNNTVQENMYEASIDLRYDFTLGTSIPAYIKIGGRYRSREKTVDNAQEEYNDDRENPLTGDNLDKVSNPYRLDQFNIEPQGPEQGGAQPNVHGDAEAFREFFANPETLTDTTRIAFRPYDTAEEIYDEDISYSEDVTAGYIMGVVDFDFMTLTAGVRVEHTATSSAPFTLLSNDETIPLQDRFEQLFFENSYTNIMPSVHLKANPFDNFIARLSWTNTLARPDYDQLAGTSELEINETATEGLFDGTFQGANAGLQPYEAMNLDLSLEYYFPSGGILSSGFFYKDIDSYIFDSEITQNNIEFQGIQFESLGLARSLNLDNAIVRGVEATYDQAFTFLPGFWNGFGITANVALIDSEAEYPNREDDDLPLIRQPNSVFNIIPYYQKYGFELRAAITYRSEFLDEIESLSSGWVGDAVEAGFAVSDFDVYEASRTAVDLTAAYTFPSQKFKILAQARNLTNAPEQEYRGVPERYDRHQLFGASYFLGFTVNL, from the coding sequence ATGAACGTATTATTACGATTGTCTGTAGTGGCTCTTGCCACGAGTTTGGTCTTTCATCAGTCAATACTTGCTCAGGCTCAAAGTGGGCAGATTACAGGAAAAGTGACTGACACCCAAACGGGTGATTTACTGCCCGGTGCTACCGTGAGGGTTCAAGGAACTTCGCTCGGAACGGCTACCAATGTAGACGGACGCTACCTAATTCCCAAAACCCCAATTGGTGAGCTAACCTTGGTTATTAGCTCAGTAGGCTACCAAGGTATGGAGACTACAGTGAATGTTGCTCCCGGAGAAAAAATCACCGCCGATGTTACGCTGCAAGTCAGTTCTACTCAGCTAGATGATATTGTGATTACTGGACTTCGGAAGAGCCAGATTGATGCGATCAATCGGAAGAAGCAGGCGTTGAATACCAAAGAGGTACTCACCACCAACGATATTGGCCGTTTGCCCGATATCAACGTAGCGGAAGCCGCCCAGCGGGTATCCGGGGTATCCATCGAAACTGACAACGGCGAAGGTCGCTTCATCTCCATCCGAGGCATTCAACCTGCCCTAAACAATGTGACGCTGAATAATACAAATATTGGTTCTACGTCAGGTGGCCGAGAGACTCCGTTAGACTTGATGCCCGTAGAGATGATTTCTAGCATCGAGGTAACCAAAGCAGTGACTCCCGATATGGAGGGTAGTGCCGTTGGTGGGGCAATTAATATCAATACTATTTCGGCCTTTGATAAGGCAGAATCACAGTTTCTTATCGCCTCGGTAGACGGATTAATTCAGGAACAGCAAGCCGACTACGGAGACGATAAGTTTCCATTTAGAGCAGCCGTAACGGCAGGGAAGCGATTTGGCGAAAATGAAAAATTTGGGGCTGTGGTTTCCGCTAACTTTTTCCGGCGCGATTTTACGGTATCGGTACTTGACCCCGACCGCTGGCAGTTGCTGCAAGGCACTGATCCTAATGGTAATCCCTCTCCCGGTTATTTAGGTCCCAACGAAATAGAGATTCAGATGGAAGACAACGAACGTGATCGTTACGGCGTGACTGCCGACCTGGAGTATCAGTTTACTCCTAATAACTCGGTGTACTTCCGCTCACTCTACACGCACAACAATGAGCGACGACTCAATTCGGAGTTCGAGTTGACCGTTGCGGGGGTGGGCGAGGTAATCAATCAAACCCCTACCTCTGGGCAGTTTACTGCGGGGTCTGGCGAACTAGATTTGAGTAGCTCCGACGAAAATGAAGATTTATACAGCTTTACTTTAGGTACCGAACACCGCTTAGGGGCATTTTCGTTTGATGTATACGGAACCTACTCGCGAGCCGATCAGAATAGATTTAATATTGATGGTACTTATGAGAACCCTCCCGAGACCGAACCTTTGCTGGCAGCTACCTACAATGTATCGCCGTTCTTCTTTGACATTACCGCGATTAATCAGGAAGAAGCTCGTGACCCTAGCTTATATGTACTAAGAAGCCTGAACTTTAACCGCAACAATACGGTACAGGAAAATATGTACGAAGCTTCTATTGATCTGCGGTATGATTTTACTTTGGGAACGAGCATACCAGCTTATATTAAAATAGGAGGACGCTATCGCTCGCGGGAAAAAACGGTAGATAACGCGCAGGAAGAATACAACGATGATCGGGAAAACCCACTCACGGGGGACAATCTCGATAAAGTGAGTAACCCCTACCGATTAGATCAGTTTAATATTGAACCTCAGGGACCCGAACAAGGGGGAGCGCAACCCAATGTACACGGCGATGCGGAAGCGTTTCGGGAATTTTTTGCTAACCCCGAAACGCTGACTGACACCACACGGATCGCTTTTCGCCCCTACGATACTGCCGAAGAAATTTATGATGAAGACATCAGCTACAGCGAAGATGTAACCGCCGGATACATTATGGGAGTGGTAGATTTTGACTTTATGACACTCACCGCTGGGGTGCGAGTAGAGCATACCGCGACTAGTTCAGCACCGTTTACCTTATTAAGTAATGACGAAACCATTCCGTTGCAAGACCGCTTTGAGCAATTGTTTTTTGAAAATAGTTATACGAACATAATGCCTTCCGTACACCTGAAGGCCAATCCGTTTGATAACTTTATCGCCCGGCTTTCCTGGACAAACACCCTGGCCCGACCCGATTATGATCAGTTAGCGGGCACTTCGGAGCTTGAGATCAACGAAACCGCAACGGAGGGTCTATTTGATGGTACTTTTCAAGGAGCGAACGCTGGTCTGCAACCCTACGAGGCTATGAACCTGGATTTATCACTGGAGTATTATTTCCCGAGTGGCGGTATTTTATCAAGCGGATTCTTCTATAAGGATATTGACAGCTACATATTCGATTCAGAAATTACTCAGAATAATATTGAGTTTCAGGGAATACAGTTTGAAAGCCTTGGCTTGGCGCGGAGTCTTAATTTAGATAATGCTATCGTCCGAGGAGTTGAGGCTACCTACGATCAAGCTTTCACGTTTCTCCCCGGATTCTGGAATGGCTTTGGTATCACTGCTAATGTAGCTCTCATTGACTCAGAGGCCGAGTACCCTAACCGAGAGGACGATGACTTGCCTTTAATCCGTCAGCCCAACAGCGTATTTAACATCATCCCATATTATCAAAAGTACGGCTTCGAGCTACGCGCAGCAATCACCTACCGAAGTGAATTTTTGGATGAAATTGAGAGCCTTTCCAGTGGTTGGGTAGGAGATGCTGTAGAAGCAGGTTTTGCCGTATCTGATTTTGACGTATACGAGGCTTCCCGAACCGCAGTGGACTTAACGGCTGCTTATACGTTTCCTTCCCAGAAGTTCAAGATTCTGGCACAAGCCCGAAATCTAACAAACGCACCCGAGCAGGAGTACCGAGGTGTACCAGAGCGTTACGACCGTCACCAACTGTTTGGTGCTTCTTATTTCTTAGGATTTACGGTTAATCTGTAA
- a CDS encoding purple acid phosphatase family protein: MRFYLTFLLLLPIISLIAQPRAYKSPSFATDWSKPGLHPDHIVLNFSDDPATTTSVTWRTSPEVTEGYAEVAIADAAPKFWRNAKTIKATTETMDASEVLTAEVVSNYHSVTFTNLVPDTLYAYRVGDGNIWSEWIQFRTASQEQEPFSFLYVGDAQNYILELWSRLIREGYRKAPDASFIIHAGDLVSDAHSERQWHEWFTAGGWIHRMLPSIPVPGNHEFEPYTEEEDENDIEHLSIQWNPQFTLPTNGPEGLNETSYYVDYQGVRILALNSNEQLEDQAVWLEEVLADNPNKWTVATFHHPLFSASAGRNNNRLREIWKPIFDKHQVDIALQGHDHSYARGRVAPLGENVVAGLNTRDETGTVYVVSVSGGKMYQVRDGWEDLGAQRDRAAENTQLFQIIDVNGDTLSYQAYTATGELYDAFDLIKSFEGGPNRFVERKQEAVATRRHDNTITYEDKLPQDVETMVMNRYKGYELDGVRYVQEGDFTGYQVELEKGESEVNLKINSEGEIVEEVMEN; the protein is encoded by the coding sequence ATGAGATTTTACCTAACCTTTCTTCTACTACTACCGATAATTTCGCTGATTGCCCAACCTCGCGCTTACAAGTCACCTAGCTTTGCCACTGATTGGAGTAAGCCAGGATTACATCCCGATCATATTGTGCTTAACTTTTCTGATGATCCCGCCACCACTACCAGTGTAACCTGGCGAACTAGCCCTGAAGTAACCGAAGGCTACGCGGAGGTTGCGATTGCTGATGCCGCCCCTAAGTTCTGGCGCAATGCGAAAACGATCAAAGCAACCACCGAAACAATGGATGCTTCCGAAGTACTTACCGCCGAAGTAGTCTCTAACTATCATTCGGTAACTTTCACCAATTTGGTGCCGGATACACTATACGCCTATCGGGTGGGCGACGGTAACATCTGGAGTGAGTGGATTCAGTTTCGTACCGCTAGTCAGGAGCAGGAACCGTTCTCCTTTCTGTACGTGGGCGATGCCCAAAACTACATTCTTGAGCTGTGGTCGCGCCTGATTCGAGAGGGCTATCGCAAAGCTCCTGATGCGAGCTTTATCATTCACGCGGGCGATTTGGTAAGTGATGCCCACAGCGAACGGCAGTGGCATGAGTGGTTTACCGCCGGAGGCTGGATTCATAGGATGTTACCCTCTATTCCCGTACCCGGCAACCATGAGTTTGAACCTTACACCGAGGAGGAAGATGAGAACGACATCGAGCATTTGTCAATACAGTGGAATCCCCAGTTTACTCTACCTACCAATGGTCCCGAAGGGTTAAACGAGACTTCTTACTACGTGGATTATCAGGGAGTACGAATTCTAGCGCTCAACAGCAATGAGCAGTTGGAAGATCAGGCCGTTTGGCTAGAGGAAGTGTTGGCCGATAATCCGAATAAATGGACGGTCGCCACCTTTCATCACCCATTGTTCTCTGCTTCGGCTGGGCGCAACAACAACCGGCTGCGCGAAATATGGAAACCAATCTTCGACAAGCATCAGGTAGATATTGCTCTGCAAGGCCACGACCATAGTTATGCCCGTGGGCGGGTTGCTCCGCTAGGCGAAAATGTAGTGGCTGGATTAAACACTCGCGACGAGACAGGGACTGTGTACGTGGTATCGGTGAGTGGTGGCAAGATGTATCAGGTTCGGGATGGCTGGGAGGACTTAGGTGCTCAGCGTGATCGGGCAGCGGAAAACACCCAACTCTTTCAGATCATCGACGTGAACGGAGATACGCTCTCGTACCAAGCCTACACCGCCACTGGTGAACTCTACGATGCCTTTGATTTGATTAAATCGTTCGAGGGTGGACCGAACCGCTTCGTAGAACGAAAGCAAGAAGCCGTTGCGACTCGTCGTCACGATAACACCATCACCTACGAAGATAAGCTACCTCAGGATGTGGAAACAATGGTGATGAATCGCTACAAAGGTTACGAGCTAGACGGGGTTCGCTACGTACAAGAAGGTGATTTTACCGGCTATCAAGTAGAACTGGAAAAAGGTGAATCCGAAGTGAACCTGAAAATTAATAGTGAAGGCGAAATTGTGGAGGAAGTGATGGAGAATTAA
- a CDS encoding alkaline phosphatase PhoX, translated as MYPSRRTFLRQSLAVSAGFVGLSSYLTHAHALAPTAWSPTKQWLELPEGFTAKIISRWGEKMSDGFFVPNRHDGMAAFDVNGQVVLIRNHENSPTPTEFGPFNQDKALFQKLGKTNFFDYGSGEKPGLGGTTTVVYDETTQTVREQYLSLIGTNRNCAGGSTPWNTWISCEEDVTPAGDSHETAHGYNFEVPAAGKGLVEPMPLRAMGRFNHEAVCVDPTTSIVYQTEDSGDSLIYRYLPNTPGKLHQGGVLQALAVQEQPGLDTRNWKARTVMVNQSLSVRWITLDDVEPTEDDLRLRGHAAGAALFARGEGMWFGNNEVYFACTNGGQELAGQVFKYVPSPYEGTPREKESPGVLTLFAEPNDTDLLKSCDNLTVAPWGDVVLVEDKANSHIRGITPQGEIYTIGRNVGSDSELAGACFSPSGQTFFVNVQNEGLTLAVTGPWEKLRRA; from the coding sequence ATGTACCCTTCCCGAAGAACATTTTTGCGCCAATCACTAGCCGTTTCGGCGGGCTTTGTTGGCTTATCTAGTTATCTTACTCACGCTCACGCTCTAGCTCCCACCGCTTGGTCACCTACGAAGCAGTGGCTGGAACTACCCGAAGGCTTTACCGCCAAAATTATCTCTCGCTGGGGCGAGAAAATGAGTGACGGTTTCTTTGTCCCTAATCGGCACGATGGTATGGCCGCGTTTGATGTAAACGGTCAAGTTGTACTTATCCGTAACCATGAAAATAGTCCCACCCCCACTGAGTTTGGCCCATTCAACCAAGATAAAGCATTATTTCAAAAACTGGGCAAGACCAATTTCTTCGACTATGGTTCGGGCGAAAAACCCGGATTGGGCGGTACTACTACTGTGGTGTACGACGAAACTACCCAAACCGTGCGGGAGCAGTACCTGAGTTTAATCGGCACCAATCGCAATTGCGCGGGTGGCTCTACTCCCTGGAATACCTGGATTAGCTGCGAAGAAGATGTTACTCCAGCTGGCGATAGTCACGAAACCGCCCACGGCTATAACTTTGAAGTTCCGGCAGCTGGAAAAGGGTTAGTTGAGCCGATGCCCCTGCGGGCGATGGGTCGCTTCAACCACGAGGCAGTTTGTGTAGACCCTACTACCAGTATCGTGTACCAAACCGAAGATAGTGGGGACAGCCTGATTTATCGCTACCTCCCGAATACTCCCGGTAAACTGCATCAAGGCGGGGTACTTCAGGCTTTAGCAGTACAAGAGCAGCCCGGACTGGATACTCGCAATTGGAAGGCGCGAACGGTTATGGTGAACCAATCGCTTTCAGTTCGTTGGATTACCCTAGATGATGTGGAACCCACGGAAGATGACTTACGATTACGAGGACACGCTGCTGGAGCTGCTTTGTTCGCTCGGGGCGAGGGCATGTGGTTTGGTAATAATGAAGTTTACTTTGCGTGTACCAATGGTGGTCAGGAGTTAGCGGGACAGGTATTTAAGTACGTACCCAGTCCCTACGAAGGAACCCCTCGGGAGAAAGAATCACCCGGAGTCCTCACTCTCTTTGCCGAGCCGAATGATACCGATTTGCTCAAGTCTTGCGATAATTTGACAGTAGCTCCCTGGGGTGATGTCGTATTAGTGGAAGATAAGGCAAACTCGCACATTCGGGGTATTACGCCACAGGGAGAAATATATACCATTGGGCGTAACGTGGGTTCGGACTCGGAGCTAGCGGGAGCCTGCTTCTCTCCCTCGGGTCAGACATTTTTTGTCAATGTTCAAAATGAAGGATTAACATTAGCCGTAACCGGACCTTGGGAAAAGCTCCGTCGGGCTTAG
- a CDS encoding DUF4837 family protein yields MILLTYLRSLSFFTLIIIGLASCEGSRSSSESALPLARGAAGEIILVMDSTAWRGELGDELRQVFMQDVPGLPQPEPYFDLRYVNPFKLNDVLRSAKNMIFVTTLDNRSASGERMRRFFTESSLTRIESDSTFFSYPISNVFARGQKNLYLFGVSEDILLENLRVNRKQVRQHFSDTERNRNLEALYKSGEQRALERELLKDHSFYLRIPQDYDLVPLEDSIQQFVWLRQLGQVGEPDISIVVTYQEYTSEEIFQPEGIMGFREETLGKYIVDDNPPAYMTIQELEPIVYDTINFNGKFAIEARGLWKLSNITMGGPFLSYSFVDEVLNRFYYIEGYVYHPSNNKRTQIREVETILRTFQTEAEYQDSQPAN; encoded by the coding sequence TTGATTTTGCTTACCTATTTACGCTCTCTTTCCTTTTTTACTCTTATTATTATCGGTTTAGCTTCTTGCGAAGGAAGCAGGAGTTCTAGTGAAAGTGCTCTCCCTCTCGCACGAGGTGCAGCGGGGGAAATTATTCTAGTAATGGACTCCACCGCATGGCGGGGGGAGTTAGGCGACGAGCTACGGCAGGTTTTCATGCAAGATGTTCCCGGATTACCTCAGCCTGAACCTTACTTCGATCTGCGCTACGTCAATCCATTCAAGCTAAATGATGTATTACGAAGTGCCAAGAATATGATCTTCGTAACCACATTAGACAACCGAAGTGCCTCGGGAGAGCGGATGCGTCGTTTTTTTACTGAAAGCTCACTGACCCGCATAGAAAGTGATTCTACGTTTTTCAGTTATCCCATCAGCAACGTGTTTGCCAGAGGGCAGAAGAACCTCTACCTGTTTGGGGTCAGTGAGGATATTTTGTTGGAAAATCTCCGAGTTAATCGTAAGCAAGTACGGCAGCACTTCTCCGATACGGAGCGAAACAGAAACCTGGAAGCACTTTATAAATCAGGAGAGCAGAGAGCACTTGAGCGAGAGCTGTTGAAAGATCATAGCTTCTACCTACGAATTCCACAGGATTACGATTTGGTGCCTCTAGAAGATAGCATACAACAGTTTGTCTGGCTTCGCCAACTGGGGCAAGTCGGAGAGCCTGATATAAGTATTGTAGTCACTTATCAAGAATACACCTCTGAAGAGATATTTCAGCCCGAAGGAATTATGGGGTTTCGAGAGGAAACACTAGGCAAGTACATTGTTGATGACAACCCGCCAGCCTACATGACTATTCAGGAACTTGAGCCAATCGTTTACGACACTATCAATTTTAACGGTAAGTTTGCTATTGAGGCTCGAGGGCTTTGGAAACTGAGCAATATTACGATGGGCGGTCCTTTTCTTAGTTATTCTTTCGTAGATGAGGTACTTAATCGTTTCTATTATATTGAAGGATACGTTTATCACCCAAGCAATAATAAACGAACCCAGATACGAGAAGTTGAAACGATACTCAGAACATTTCAAACCGAGGCAGAATATCAGGACAGTCAGCCCGCCAACTAG
- a CDS encoding lytic transglycosylase domain-containing protein: MIRTVGIFYLVLVTAIVAPSCGNTTALVDPADSVILYQPAYDYEYVPDASYDLVADRIACIQTDIPLTYNHRVKSFIDYFTVRDREYTRMVIRRKNIYFPLFEKYLKKYNLPLNLKYLAIVESGLKPIARSRVGAVGLWQFMPSTGRMFGLNRDWYIDERQDPEKSTEAACKYLKQLYGMFNDWELALAAYNTGPGNVRKAIRRSGYKKSFWGIYRYLPRETRSYVPQFVAIAYTLNYIDEHNLQEEIPDYMVEAETVLISQFASLKVLAEQLNVCEEDLINLNPELRRAAVPETAKKYPLRIPADKVDFLAANSSAILDSAGNETIKKQFIAQAQKSSGSTYGRSKTTYRVRRGDVLGKIAERHGVRLSDVRRWNNIRGSRIYAGQRLTLYVKSSSRAVASAQTPIGNGKVHLVQPGDSLWEISRKYQGLTVSKIKQLNNLRSNSIKPGQKLIIGR; this comes from the coding sequence ATGATAAGAACAGTCGGAATTTTTTATTTAGTTTTAGTTACTGCCATTGTTGCACCATCGTGTGGCAATACCACAGCATTAGTTGACCCTGCTGATTCGGTTATTTTGTACCAACCCGCGTACGATTACGAATATGTACCCGATGCTTCTTATGATTTGGTGGCTGACCGAATTGCTTGCATACAAACTGACATTCCGCTTACCTACAACCACCGAGTAAAATCTTTTATTGATTATTTTACCGTTCGCGACCGGGAATACACTCGCATGGTAATTCGACGTAAAAATATTTACTTCCCGCTTTTCGAAAAATATCTTAAAAAGTATAATCTGCCCTTAAACCTAAAGTATTTAGCCATTGTTGAGTCTGGCCTAAAACCCATTGCCCGATCTCGAGTGGGGGCAGTAGGCTTGTGGCAGTTTATGCCGAGCACCGGGCGAATGTTTGGTCTAAACCGCGATTGGTACATCGACGAACGGCAAGACCCCGAGAAATCTACCGAAGCCGCTTGTAAGTACTTGAAACAGCTTTACGGTATGTTCAATGATTGGGAGTTGGCTCTAGCCGCTTACAACACCGGACCTGGCAACGTCCGTAAAGCTATTCGTCGCTCCGGGTACAAGAAAAGCTTTTGGGGTATCTATCGCTACTTACCACGCGAAACCCGCTCTTATGTACCTCAGTTCGTTGCTATCGCCTACACGCTCAACTACATTGACGAGCATAACTTGCAGGAAGAAATTCCGGATTATATGGTAGAAGCCGAAACAGTACTAATTAGTCAGTTTGCCAGCCTGAAGGTGCTGGCCGAGCAGCTAAACGTATGCGAAGAGGACTTGATAAACCTCAATCCTGAGTTGCGAAGAGCGGCAGTTCCGGAGACCGCCAAAAAGTACCCTCTCCGCATTCCGGCCGATAAAGTCGATTTTTTAGCTGCTAACTCTTCAGCTATTCTCGACTCAGCCGGAAATGAAACTATTAAGAAGCAATTTATTGCCCAGGCGCAGAAGAGCAGTGGTTCTACCTACGGAAGAAGCAAAACGACCTACCGAGTACGCCGGGGCGATGTGCTAGGTAAAATTGCGGAGCGTCACGGAGTACGCCTATCTGATGTTCGGCGGTGGAATAATATTCGCGGAAGCCGGATTTATGCTGGGCAACGACTAACACTTTACGTAAAATCATCGAGTAGAGCCGTGGCTTCAGCTCAAACCCCAATTGGCAATGGTAAGGTACATTTGGTACAACCAGGAGATTCACTGTGGGAAATCTCTCGCAAATACCAAGGATTGACGGTCTCTAAAATTAAGCAGCTTAACAACCTACGCTCTAACAGCATCAAGCCTGGGCAAAAGCTGATTATCGGTCGTTAA